The Deinococcus arcticus DNA segment CCACGGGGCTCGGCCACGTTAAAGGTCACGCCGTCACTGGCCCGGGGAAAGGTGGTGGTGCCGGCCTGCACGTAGGCGTTGCGCACCAGCACGCTGGCGTTGCCATTGCTCTGCAGGGCCAGCAGGGTCACGTAGCCCGGCGCGCGGGTGGTGATGCTCACGCGGACCGCCTCGCCCACGGCGTAGGTGCTGCCCTCGCCCCGGTCCGGGCGCAGTCCTGTAATCAGATTGCTGCCCGAGCCCTGCAGGCCCACGTTGGGGCGAACCGTCACGGTGCAGGCGCTGAGGCCAAGG contains these protein-coding regions:
- a CDS encoding DUF4384 domain-containing protein, whose translation is MRTAILLGSLALGLSACTVTVRPNVGLQGSGSNLITGLRPDRGEGSTYAVGEAVRVSITTRAPGYVTLLALQSNGNASVLVRNAYVQAGTTTFPRASDGVTFNVAEPRGLQRVRAIFTRVRPTTDLVLRGTYDNGRWNAESDAYLQPYNTADRDVQETFLYIR